A region from the Lutra lutra chromosome 1, mLutLut1.2, whole genome shotgun sequence genome encodes:
- the DOCK6 gene encoding dedicator of cytokinesis protein 6 isoform X5: protein MAAAERRAFAHKINRTVAAEVRKQVSRERSGSPHSSRRSSSSLGVPLTEVIEPLDFEDVLLSRPPDAEPGPLRDLAEFPADDLELLLQPRECRTTEPGIPEDGKLDAQVRAAVEMYTEDWLIAHRRYQHLSAAYSPITTETQRERQKGLTRQVFEQDTSGDERSGPEDSDDPRHSSGSPEDTPRSSGASSIFDLRNLAADSLLPSLLERTAPEDVDRRNEAARRQHRPRALLALYPAPDEDEAVERCSRPEPPREHFGQRILVKCLSLKFEIEIEPIFGILALYDVREKKKISENFYFDLNSDSMKGLLRAHGTHPAISTLARSAIFSVTYPSPDIFLVIKLEKVLQQGDISECCEPYMVMKEVDTAKNKEKLEKLRLAAEQFCTRLGRYRMPFAWTAVHLANIVSSAGPPDRDSDSEGERRPAWTDRRRRGPQDRTSSGDDTCSFSGFRPATLTVTNFFKQEAERLSDEDLFKFLADMRRPSSLLRRLRPVTAQLKIDISPAPENPHFCLSPELLHVKPYPDPRGRPTKEILEFPAREVYAPHTSYRNLLYVYPHCLNFSSRQGSVRNLTVRVQYMAGEDPSQALPVIFGKSSCSEFAREAFTPVVYHNKSPEFYEEFKLRLPACVTENHHLLFTFYHVSCQPRPGTALETPVGFTWIPLLQHGRLRTGPFCLPVSVDQPPPSYSVLTPDVALPGMRWVDGHKGVFSVELTAVSSVHPQDPHLDKFFTLVHVLEEGAFPFRLKDTVLSENTVEQELRASLAALRLASPEPLVAFSHHVLDKLVRLVVRPPIIGGQIVNLGRGAFEAMAHVVSLVHRSLEAAQDARGHCPLLAAYVHYAFRLPGTEPSLPSGAPPVAVQPATLARGPGRPASLYLARSKSISSSNPDLAVAPGSVDDEVSRILASKGIDRSHSWVNSAYAPGGSKAVLRRAPPYCGADPRQLLHEELALQWVVSGSAVREAVLQHAWFFFQLMVKSMALHLLLGQRLDTPRKLRFPGRFLDDITALVGSVGLEVITRVYKDAELAERLNASLAFFLSDLLSLVDRGFIFSLVRAHYKQVSARLQSAPNPALLLTLRMDFTRILCSHEHYVTLNLPCCPLSPPASPSPSVSSTTSQSSTFSSQAPDPKVTSMFELSGPFRQQHFLAGLLLTELALALEPEAEGASLLHKKAISAVHSLLCGHDADPRYAEASVKARVAELYLPLLSLARDTLPRLHDFAEGPGQRSRLASMLDSDTEGEGDIGGTINPSVAMAIAGGPLAPGSRASISQGPVAASRSGCPLSAESSRTLLVCVLWVLKNAEPALLQRWAADLALPQLGRLLDLLYLCLAAFEYKGKKAFERINSLTFKKSLDMKARLEEAILGTIGARQEMVRRSRERSPFGNQENVRWRKSVTHWRQTSDRVDKTKDEMEHEALVDGNLATETSLVVLDTLEIIVQTVMLSEARESILGAVLKVVLYSLGSAQSALFLQHGLATQRALVSKFPELLFEEDTELCADLCLRLLRHCGSRISTIRTHASASLYLLMRQNFEIGNNFARVKMQVTMSLSSLVGTTQSFSEEHLRRSLKTILTYAEEDVGLRDSTFAEQVQDLMFNLHMILTDTVKMKEHQEDPEMLIDLMYRIARGYQGSPDLRLTWLQNMAGKHAELGNHAEAAQCMVHAAALVAEYLALLEDSRYLPVGCVSFQNISSNVLEESAISDDILSPDEEGFCSGKHFTELGLVGLLEQAAAYFTMGGLYEAVNEVYKTLIPILEAHRDYKKLAAVHGKLQEAFTKIMHQSSGWERVFGTYFRVGFYGARFGDLDEQEFVYKEPSITKLAEISHRLEEFYTERFGEDVVEIVKDSNPVDKTKLDPQKAYIQITYVEPHFDTYELKDRVTYFDRNYGLRTFLFCTPFTPDGRAHGELPEQHKRKTLLSTDHAFPYIKTRIRVCHREETVLTPVEVAIEDMQKKTRELAFATEQDPPDAKMLQMVLQGSVGPTVNQGPLEVAQVFLAEIPEDPKLFRHHNKLRLCFKDFCKKCEDALRKNKALIGPDQKEYHRELERNYSRLREALQPLLTQRLPQLLAPTTAGLRNSLNRASFRKTDL from the exons GACGGTGGCTGCGGAGGTGCGGAAACAGGTGTCGCGGGAGCGCAGCGGCTCTCCCCACTCCAGCCGGCGCAGTAGCAGCTCCCTGGGG GTCCCACTGACTGAAGTCATTGAGCCCCTGGACTTCGAGGATGTGCTCCTGAGCCGGCCACCAGATGCGGAGCCCGGGCCCCTCCGGGACCTGGCTGAGTTTCCAGCTGACGACCTAGAGCTCCTGCTACAGCCCCGGGAATGCCGGACCACGGAGCCTGGGATCCCCGAGGATGG AAAGCTGGATGCCCAGGTGAGGGCCGCGGTGGAGATGTACACGGAGGATTGGCTCATCGCCCACAGGAG GTACCAGCATCTGAGTGCTGCATACAGCCCCATCACCACCGAGACCCAGCGAGAGCGGCAGAAGGGCCTCACCCGCCAGGTCTTTGAACAGGACACTTCGGGGGATGAGAGGTCCGGCCCAGAGGACTCG GATGACCCCCGGCACTCCTCGGGCTCCCCAGAGGACACCCCGCGAAGCAGCGGTGCCTCCAGCATCTTTGACCTGAGGAACTTGGCAGCTGACTCACTGCTACCCTCACTGCTAGAGCGCACGGCCCCTGAGGATGTGGACCGGCGGAATGAGGCTGCGCGGCGGCAGCACCGGCCCCGCGCCCTGCTGGCCCTCTACCCGGCACCTGATGAG GACGAGGCCGTGGAACGCTGCAGCCGCCCGGAGCCGCCCCGTGAACACTTTGGACAGAGGATCCTGGTCAAGTGTCTGTCGCTGAA GTTTGAGATCGAAATTGAGCCCATCTTTGGCATCTTGGCCCTGTACGATGTGCGGGAGAAAAAGAAG ATCTCAGAAAACTTCTACTTTGACCTGAACTCTGACTCCATGAAGGGGCTGCTGCGGGCCCATGGCACCCACCCTGCCATCTCCACCCTGGCCCGCTCTGCCATCTTCTCCGTGACCTACCCTTCACCTGACATCTTCCTGGTCATCAAG CTGGAGAAAGTATTGCAGCAGGGGGACATCAGCGAGTGCTGCGAGCCCTACATGGTGATGAAGGAGGTGGACACGGCCAAG AACAAAGAGAAGCTGGAGAAGCTGCGCCTGGCGGCCGAGCAGTTCTGCACCCGCCTGGGCCGCTACCGCATGCCCTTCGCCTGGACCGCGGTACACCTGGCCAACATCGTGAGCAGTGCGGGGCCGCCGGACCGCGACTCCGACTCCGAGGGCG AGCGCAGACCTGCCTGGACTGACCGCCGCCGGCGTGGACCCCAAGATCGGACAAGTAGTGGGGATGACACCTGCAGCTTCTCCGGATTCCGCCCAGCCACGCTGACTGTCACCAACTTCTTTAAGCAG GAGGCCGAGCGGCTCAGTGATGAGGACCTGTTCAAGTTCCTGGCTGACATGCGGCGCCCGTCTTCTCTCCTGCGGCGCCTGCGGCCCGTGACTG cccagctCAAGATCGACATTTCCCCGGCCCCTGAGAATCCACACTTCTGCCTCTCCCCGGAGCTGCTTCATGTCAAGCCCTACCCAGACCCCAGAGGCCGGCCCACCAAGGAGATCCTGGAGTTCCCTGCCCGTGAGGTCTATGCCCCCCACACGAGCTACAG GAACCTCCTGTACGTGTACCCGCATTGCCTGAACTTCAGCAGCCGTCAGGGCTCCGTGCGCAACCTCACTGTGCGCGTGCAGTACATGGCGGGCGAGGACCCCAGCCAGGCCCTGCCG GTCATCTTTGGCAAGTCCAGCTGTAGTGAGTTCGCCCGCGAGGCCTTCACCCCGGTGGTCTACCACAACAA GTCCCCAGAGTTCTACGAGGAGTTCAAGCTTCGTCTTCCAGCCTGTGTGACCGAGAACCACCACCTGCTGTTCACCTTCTACCATGTCAGCTGCCAGCCCAGGCCGGGCACAGCCCTGGAGACTCCCGTGGGCTTCACT TGGATCCCACTGCTGCAGCACGGCCGCCTGAGGACCGgccccttctgcctccctgtgTCCGTGGACCAGCCCCCACCCAGCTACTCCGTGCTCACACCAGAC GTGGCGCTGCCAGGCATGCGCTGGGTGGACGGCCACAAGGGCGTGTTCAGCGTGGAGCTCACTGCCGTGTCCTCTGTGCACCCACAg GACCCTCACCTGGACAAATTCTTCACTCTGGTGCACGTCCTGGAGGAGGGGGCCTTCCCATTCCGCCTCAAGGACACTGTGCTGAGTGAGAACACCGTGGAGCAGGAGCTGCGGGCCAGCCTAGCAGCCCTGCGCCTCGCCAGCCCTGAGCCCCTTGTTGCCTTCTCCCACCACGTGCTGGACAAGCTTGTCCGTCTAGTCGTGCGGCCTCCAATCATTGGTGGCCAGATCG TGAACTTAGGTCGTGGGGCCTTTGAAGCAATGGCCCATGTGGTCAGCCTTGTCCACCGGAGTCTAGAGGCTGCCCAGGATGCCCGCGGTCACTGCCCGCTGCTGGCTGCCTATGTCCACTATGCCTTCCGACTGCCTGGCACCGAGCCCAGCCTCCCAAGTG GGGCCCCTCCAGTGGCCGTGCAGCCTGCCACGCTGGCCCGTGGCCCTGGCCGCCCCGCCAGCCTCTACCTGGCCCGCTCTAAGAGCATCAGCAGCAGCAACCCTGACCTGGCCGTGGCCCCGGGCTCTGTGGATGACGAGGTCTCCCGCATCCTGGCCAGCAAG GGTATCGACCGCTCACACTCCTGGGTGAATTCTGCTTATGCTCCAGGAGGCAGCAAGGCTGTGCTGCGACGGGCACCTCCTTATTGCGGGGCCGACCCCAGACAG ctgctgCACGAGGAGCTGGCCCTGCAGTGGGTGGTCAGCGGCAGTGCCGTGCGAGAGGCCGTCCTGCAGCATGCCTGGTTCTTCTTCCAGCTGATG GTGAAAAGCATGGCGCTGCACCTGCTTCTGGGCCAGCGGCTGGACACGCCCCGCAAGCTTCGCTTCCCTGGGCGTTTCCTAGACGACATCACGGCCCTCGTGGGCTCTGTGGGCCTGGAAGTCATCACCCGGGTGTACAAG GACGCAGAGCTGGCCGAGCGCCTGAACGCCAGCCTGGCCTTCTTCCTCAGCGATCTGCTGTCCCTGGTGGACCGCGGCTTCATCTTCAGCCTGGTCCGGGCCCACTACAAGCAG gtgTCCGCACGGCTGCAGTCAGCCCCCAACCCTGCGTTGTTGCTGACGCTACGCATGGACTTCACCCGCATCCTGTGCAGCCACGAGCACTACGTGACCCTCAAcctcccctgctgccccctgTCGCCCCCGGCGTCGCCCTCGCCCTCTGTATCCTCCACCACCTCCCAG AGCTCCACCTTCTCCAGCCAGGCCCCGGACCCCAAGGTAACCAGCATGTTCGAGCTGAGTGGGCCGTTCCGACAGCAGCACTTCCTGGCTGGGCTCCTGCTGACAGAATTGGCGCTGGCCCTGGAGCCCGAGGCCGAGGG gGCATCCCTGCTGCACAAGAAGGCCATCAGCGCGGTGCACAGCCTGCTCTGTGGCCATGACGCCGACCCCCGCTATGCTGAGGCTTCTGTGAAGGCCCGTGTGGCCGAGCTGTACCTGCCACTGCTGTCACTCGCACGGGATACGCTGCCACGCCTGCACGATTTTGCTG agGGCCCAGGTCAACGGTCAAGACTGGCCTCCATGCTCGACTCAGacacagaaggggaaggagacatCGGAGGCACCATCAACCCCTCAGTGGCCATGGCCATCGCTGGTGGGCCCCTAGCCCCCGGCTCCCGGGCCAGCATCTCCCAGGGTCCAGTGGCA GCTTCTCGCTCAGGCTGTCCCCTCTCTGCCGAGTCCAGCCGGACCTTACTGGTGTGTGTGCTCTGGGTACTGAAGAACGCCGAGCCAGCCCTCCTGCAGCGCTGGGCCGCTGACCTTGCCCTCCCTCAGCTAGGTCGCCTCTTGGACTTGCTTTACCTTTGCCTGGCTGCCTTTGAATACAAG GGGAAAAAGGCCTTTGAGCGCATCAACAGCCTCACCTTTAAGAAGTCACTGGACATGAAGGCTCGTCTGGAGGAAGCCATCCTGGGCACCATTGGGGCACGACAGGAGATGGTCCGGCGGAGTCGTG AGAGGAGCCCGTTTGGAAATCAGGAGAACGTACGCTGGCGGAAGAGCGTCACGCACTGGAGACAGACCTCGGACCGTGTGGACAA GACCAAGGATGAGATGGAACATGAGGCCTTGGTGGATGGGAACCTGGCAACTGAGACCAGCCTGGTGGTTTTAGATACACTGGAGATCATCGTGCAG ACAGTGATGCTGTCGGAGGCCCGGGAGAGCATCTTGGGGGCCGTCCTGAAGGTTGTGCTGTATAGTCTGGGCAGTGCCCAGAGCGCCCTCTTCCTGCAGCACGGCTTGGCCACACAGCGAGCCCTGGTGTCCAAG TTCCCAGAGCTGCTGTTCGAGGAGGACACTGAGCTGTGCGCTGACCTCTGCCTGAGGCTCCTGCGACACTGTGGCAGCCGCATCAGCACCATCCGCACGCACGCCAGCGCCTCGCTCTACCTCCTCATGCGCCAGAATTTCGAGATCGGCAAC AACTTTGCCCGTGTGAAGATGCAAGTGACCATGTCGCTGTCGTCCCTAGTGGGGACGACGCAGAGCTTCAGCGAAGAGCACCTGAGACGGTCACTCAAGACCATCCTCACCTATGCCGAGGAGGATGTGGGGCTGCGGGACAGCACCTTCGCCGAGCAG GTCCAGGACCTGATGTTCAACTTGCACATGATCCTGACGGACACAGTAAAGATGAAGGAGCATCAGGAGGACCCGGAGATGCTCATTGATCTCATGTACAG GATTGCCCGCGGCTACCAGGGCTCCCCCGACCTGCGGCTGACATGGTTGCAGAACATGGCGGGGAAGCACGCAGAGCTGGGCAACCACGCGGAGGCCGCCCAGTGCATGGTGCACGCCGCCGCTCTGGTGGCCGAGTACCTCGCCCTGCTGGAGGACAGCCGCTACCTGCCTGTGGGCTGCGTTTCCTTCCAG AATATCTCATCCAACGTGCTGGAGGAGTCTGCCATCTCCGACGACATCCTGTCGCCCGACGAGGAGGGCTTCTGCTCCGGGAAGCACTTCACAGAGCTGGGGCTGGTGGGTCTGCTAGAGCAGGCGGCCGCCTACTTCACCATG GGCGGGCTCTACGAGGCAGTGAACGAGGTCTACAAGACCCTTATCCCCATCCTGGAAGCCCACCGAGACTACAAGAAGCTGGCTGCCGTGCATGGCAAACTGCAGGAGGCCTTCACCAAGATCATGCACCAG AGCTCTGGCTGGGAG CGCGTGTTCGGGACGTACTTCCGCGTGGGCTTCTATGGTGCCCGCTTCGGCGACCTGGATGAGCAGGAGTTTGTGTATAAGGAGCCATCCATCACCAAGCTGGCTGAGATCTCGCACCGGCTGGAG GAGTTCTACACAGAGAGGTTTGGGGAGGACGTGGTCGAGATTGTCAAAGATTCGAACCCCGTGGACAAGACCAAGCTTGACCCACAGAAG GCCTACATCCAGATCACTTACGTGGAACCGCACTTCGACACCTACGAGCTCAAGGACCGGGTGACCTACTTCGACCGCAACTACGGGCTGCGCACCTTCCTGTTCTGCACGCCCTTCACACCCGACGGCCGTGCACATGGGGAGCTGCCGGAACAGCACAAACGCAAGACCCTGCTCAGCACGGACCACGCCTTCCCCTACATCAAGACGCGAATCCGCGTGTGccaccgggaggag ACGGTGCTGACACCGGTGGAGGTGGCCATCGAGGACATGCAGAAGAAGACACGGGAGCTGGCTTTTGCCACCGAGCAGGACCCGCCCGATGCCAAGATGCTACAGATGGTGCTACAGGGCTCTGTGGGGCCCACGGTGAACCAG GGTCCCCTGGAGGTGGCCCAGGTATTTTTGGCAGAGATCCCAGAAGACCCCAAACTCTTCAGGCATCACAACAAGCTGCGGCTCTGTTTCAAGGACTTCTGCAAGAA GTGCGAGGATGCCCTGCGGAAGAACAAGGCCCTGATAGGACCCGACCAGAAGGAGTACCACCGGGAGCTAGAGCGGAATTATTCCCGCCTGCGGGAGGCTCTGCAGCCGCTGCTCACCCAGCGCCTGCCCCAGCTGCTGGCGCCCACCACTGCGGGCCTCAG GAACTCCTTGAACAGAGCAAGTTTCCGGAAGACCGACCTCTGA